A genomic segment from Chloroflexota bacterium encodes:
- a CDS encoding DUF192 domain-containing protein: protein MPTLPPTPESFGEEIGAAVVMGSCAFYIEVANSPETRAIGLMNRESLGQDRGMLFVFSEEQVLGFWMKNTLIPLDIIFVDRDLTVVDVQTMRPEHEIAPDPLPTYISAAPALYAIEINEGLAAECGVEPGDTIELRNLMRDAQP, encoded by the coding sequence ACGCCGGAGTCCTTTGGCGAGGAGATTGGGGCCGCGGTGGTCATGGGCTCGTGCGCGTTCTACATCGAGGTGGCGAACTCGCCGGAGACACGGGCCATCGGGCTGATGAACCGCGAGTCGCTGGGACAGGACCGCGGGATGCTGTTTGTCTTTTCGGAGGAGCAGGTGCTTGGCTTTTGGATGAAGAACACGCTCATCCCGTTAGACATCATTTTCGTTGACCGGGACCTGACGGTCGTGGACGTGCAGACGATGCGGCCGGAACACGAGATCGCGCCGGACCCGCTGCCTACCTACATATCGGCGGCCCCTGCGCTGTACGCCATCGAGATCAACGAGGGGCTGGCGGCCGAGTGCGGCGTCGAGCCGGGCGACACCATCGAACTGCGCAACCTCATGCGGGACGCGCAGCCGTAG